A part of Variovorax sp. HW608 genomic DNA contains:
- a CDS encoding ABC transporter ATP-binding protein, whose protein sequence is MLHAKGLEITFNPGTPIENRVLRGLDLKIPTGQFVTVIGSNGAGKSTFLNAVSGDLLVDRGTIHIDGEDVTRRAAWQRSDMVARVFQDPMAGTCEALTIEENMALAWKRGARRGFGFSLTRSLREFFREKLSILNLGLENRLADRMGLLSGGQRQAVSLLMASLQPSRILLLDEHTAALDPKTAAFVLDLTARIVEAGKLTAMMVTHSMRQALDYGSRTVMLHEGRVILDVAGKDRTGMDVPDLLDMFEKTRGEKLDDDKLLLA, encoded by the coding sequence ATGTTGCACGCCAAGGGTCTCGAAATCACCTTCAACCCGGGCACGCCGATCGAGAACCGCGTGCTGCGCGGGCTGGACCTGAAGATCCCGACGGGCCAGTTCGTCACCGTGATCGGCTCCAACGGCGCGGGCAAGTCGACCTTCCTGAATGCGGTGAGCGGCGATCTGCTGGTCGACCGCGGCACGATCCACATCGACGGCGAAGACGTCACGCGACGTGCCGCATGGCAGCGTTCGGACATGGTGGCGCGCGTCTTCCAGGACCCGATGGCCGGCACCTGCGAGGCGCTCACGATCGAGGAGAACATGGCGCTGGCCTGGAAGCGCGGCGCGCGCCGCGGCTTCGGCTTCTCGCTCACGCGCAGCCTGCGCGAGTTCTTCCGCGAGAAGCTCAGCATCCTCAACCTCGGCCTGGAGAACCGGCTGGCCGACCGCATGGGCCTGCTGTCGGGCGGACAGCGGCAGGCGGTGAGCCTGCTGATGGCCTCGCTGCAGCCGTCGCGCATCCTGCTGCTCGACGAGCACACGGCGGCGCTCGATCCGAAGACGGCCGCCTTCGTGCTGGACCTCACCGCGCGCATCGTGGAGGCCGGCAAGCTCACCGCGATGATGGTCACGCACAGCATGCGGCAGGCGCTGGACTACGGCAGCCGCACCGTGATGCTGCACGAGGGCCGCGTGATCCTCGACGTCGCGGGCAAGGACCGCACGGGCATGGACGTGCCCGACCTGCTCGACATGTTCGAGAAGACGCGCGGCGAAAAACTCGACGACGACAAATTGCTGCTCGCCTGA